From one Sphaeramia orbicularis chromosome 9, fSphaOr1.1, whole genome shotgun sequence genomic stretch:
- the LOC115426196 gene encoding C2 calcium-dependent domain-containing protein 4C, translated as MWVLEKIRESMENIPHYMEKNGEDHFGSSTSSTSYSLHSNIITPDKIPEFCLPPRLCKRSPLQGNETTPTFLSSQNWTQQSNTHRTTDIMQEKMKDRKAKNQDPVVDWKAVKKPLPFSAAGYGLAGIYESPNTRRKESLFHAKCPAYVFDRRTPIATPRPANETNLPKKHSPLSGFFPRFSHKSLSETESTESETPSSSDSSPLSSPYSSKSSLNPPCGTGRLKGATSCPSLFGSLQENSREKRGPSRLSSSTSNPQSLQESSLTLSPPITSPLDILQCQERLQREHVLPLEGRGKVRLSAERTTFSTNSLYTIRVRVVSVEGLQEETDRRTLNCAVSVCLMPGKVQQQVSATIRNCRSPVFNEDFFFTELSQENLLELKLRLKVLDKPAAGSLRRGMAVGVITKPLSHLLPLKKY; from the coding sequence ATGTGGGTTCTTGAGAAGATCAGAGAGAGCATGGAGAATATTCCACATTACATGGAGAAGAATGGAGAGGATCATTTTGGTTCTTCTACAAGCAGTACTTCTTACAGTTTACACAGCAACATCATCACTCCAGATAAGATCCCAGAGTTCTGCTTGCCACCACGACTCTGCAAGAGAAGCCCACTTCAAGGAAATGAGACAACCCCGACTTTCCTGTCCAGTCAGAACTGGACACAACAGAGTAACACTCACCGCACAACAGACATCATGCAAGAAAAAATGAAGGATAGAAAGGCAAAAAATCAGGATCCAGTTGTTGATTGGAAGGCTGTGAAGAAACCGTTGCCATTTTCTGCTGCAGGATATGGCCTGGCTGGCATATATGAGAGTCCCAACACTCGAAGAAAAGAGTCTTTGTTCCACGCAAAGTGCCCTGCTTACGTGTTTGACAGAAGAACTCCTATTGCAACACCCAGGCCAGCAAATGAGACAAACCTGCCCAAGAAACACTCACCTTTATCTGGGTTTTTCCCTCGGTTTTCACATAAGAGCCTATCAGAAACTGAAAGCACCGAGAGTGAAACACCTTCTTCTAGTGACTCCTCTCCCCTCAGTTCCCCTTACAGCTCTAAATCTTCACTCAACCCTCCATGTGGCACTGGCAGACTTAAAGGAGCAACTTCTTGTCCTTCATTATTTGGGAGTTTGCAGGAAAATAGTAGAGAGAAGAGAGGGCCTTCGAGGTTATCTTCCTCTACCAGTAACCCTCAGAGTTTACAGGAAAGCTCACTCACCCTGAGCCCACCCATCACCTCCCCACTGGACATTCTGCAGTGCCAGGAGCGACTTCAGCGTGAGCATGTTCTCCCCTTGGAGGGCCGAGGCAAGGTTCGCCTCTCTGCTGAACGCACTACGTTCTCCACCAACTCGCTCTACACCATCAGAGTACGTGTCGTGTCTGTGGAAGGCCTTCAAGAGGAGACTGACCGACGGACCCTGAACtgtgctgtgagtgtgtgtctgatgCCAGGGAAAGTACAGCAGCAGGTCAGCGCCACCATCAGGAACTGCCGCAGCCCTGTGTTTAATGAAGACTTCTTCTTCACAGAACTTAGTCAGGAGAACCTGCTGGAACTGAAACTCAGGCTGAAAGTGCTTGATAAACCTGCAGCTGGGTCACTGAGGAGGGGGATGGCGGTGGGAGTAATTACAAAACCACTGTCTCACCTTCTCCCTCTAAAAAAATATTAG
- the foxb2 gene encoding forkhead box protein B2 has protein sequence MPRPGKNSYSDQKPPYSYISLTAMAIQNSTEKMLPLSDIYKFIMDRFPYYRENTQRWQNSLRHNLSFNDCFIKIPRRPDQPGKGSFWALHPDCGDMFENGSFLRRRKRFKVLRAEHMACKSSPMMHYFHHHHHHAGTKLGTPTGHHDHTAGPASTVGRLPHFQGYGGITCAQPGGFKHPFAIENIIGRDYKGVMASGLPLTSVMHHLGYPVPPQLSSVVNSMWPHVGMLSESVGGVPVPASSEYSPFSVSAKGLYHNTNGQTLPAVPVPIKPTPSLGPVPGLTGLQSGPAQLCSPASVMEKSDLLEGKGNPLHPALLLS, from the coding sequence ATGCCCCGTCCTGGGAAGAACTCCTACAGTGACCAGAAGCCCCCAtattcttacatctcactgacagCGATGGCTATCCAGAACTCAACTGAGAAGATGCTGCCTCTGAGTGACATTTATAAGTTCATCATGGACCGGTTTCCCTACTACCGTGAGAATACTCAGCGGTGGCAGAATTCCCTGCGACACAACCTCTCCTTTAACGACTGCTTCATCAAGATCCCACGGCGGCCTGATCAGCCCGGTAAAGGCAGCTTCTGGGCTCTCCACCCGGACTGTGGTGACATGTTTGAGAACGGCAGCTTCCTGAGGAGACGGAAGCGCTTCAAGGTGCTGCGCGCAGAGCACATGGCCTGCAAAAGCTCCCCGATGATGCATTActtccaccatcaccaccaccacgcGGGTACCAAACTGGGCACACCCACCGGCCACCACGACCACACGGCAGGTCCTGCAAGCACCGTGGGTCGGCTCCCCCACTTTCAGGGTTACGGGGGCATCACTTGCGCACAGCCCGGTGGGTTTAAACACCCGTTCGCCATAGAGAACATCATAGGTCGGGACTACAAGGGTGTCATGGCCAGCGGGCTTCCCCTCACCTCTGTCATGCATCACCTGGGGTACCCGGTGCCCCCCCAGCTCAGCAGCGTGGTCAACTCCATGTGGCCGCACGTCGGGATGCTGTCAGAGTCAGTGGGGGGCGTGCCCGTTCCCGCATCCTCTGAGTACTCGCCCTTCAGCGTTTCAGCAAAGGGTCTGTACCACAACACAAACGGGCAAACTCTGCCCGCCGTTCCCGTGCCAATAAAACCCACTCCGTCCCTGGGTCCCGTACCGGGTCTGACGGGGCTCCAGTCCGGCCCGGCCCAACTCTGCTCACCAGCCTCAGTGATGGAGAAAAGCGATCTGCTGGAGGGGAAAGGCAACCCTCTACACCCGGCTCTTCTGCTGTCCTAA